One part of the Gemmatimonadales bacterium genome encodes these proteins:
- a CDS encoding aminoacetone oxidase family FAD-binding enzyme, which yields MPREHAIAADARAPRPSIAIVGAGAAGLMASIHAAGTGREVTLFERTADGGRKILISGGGRCNVLPGTLDETRFTTASSGNSLRMILRSWPFNEQRTFFESDLGLPLVLEPETGKLFPAANRARAVRDALVAAAKTRGVDWQPDREIISIAPHQGRWQLTVAGGTTSMHDAVILTTGGLSVPQTGSDGFGLRALAALGHAVHPTYPALTPITATPPPFADLAGVSLTVAITARSQSERADATGGFLFTHRGYSGPALLDVSHVAVRSRQMGHDPAQLRVSWGALRAADWERRLVPSGKTVAAVVREELPARLADRLIALTGVEGSTALAHLTRGNRLALIETLGRFALPWDGDEGYRKAEVTGGGVALDQVDPRTLQSRLCPGLYLAGELLDAFGPIGGYNFVWAWVTGRLAGRGAGAALTSSS from the coding sequence GTGCCGAGAGAACACGCCATCGCCGCTGATGCCCGCGCCCCTCGCCCGTCGATCGCCATCGTCGGGGCCGGGGCCGCCGGCCTCATGGCTTCGATTCACGCTGCCGGTACTGGCCGCGAGGTCACGCTCTTCGAGCGGACCGCCGACGGAGGCCGCAAGATCCTGATATCCGGTGGCGGCCGCTGCAACGTCCTCCCCGGCACGCTCGACGAGACTCGTTTCACGACTGCATCATCGGGAAATTCGCTCCGGATGATCTTGCGCTCGTGGCCATTCAACGAGCAGCGCACCTTTTTCGAATCCGACCTCGGATTGCCACTGGTGCTCGAACCCGAAACCGGCAAGCTCTTTCCGGCGGCGAATCGGGCCCGCGCGGTCCGCGACGCGCTGGTTGCTGCAGCCAAGACCCGGGGCGTCGATTGGCAGCCAGATCGCGAGATCATTTCGATCGCACCGCACCAGGGTCGATGGCAGCTCACCGTTGCCGGCGGCACCACGTCGATGCACGACGCCGTCATTCTCACGACGGGCGGACTCTCGGTTCCGCAGACCGGTTCCGATGGTTTCGGGTTGCGTGCGCTTGCCGCGCTCGGTCACGCCGTGCATCCGACGTATCCGGCGCTGACGCCGATCACTGCGACACCGCCGCCGTTCGCCGATCTCGCGGGCGTCTCGCTGACCGTGGCGATCACCGCGCGTTCGCAGTCCGAGCGCGCGGATGCTACCGGCGGTTTCCTCTTCACCCATCGCGGCTACAGCGGGCCGGCGCTGCTTGATGTCTCGCACGTCGCAGTCCGGTCTCGACAGATGGGACATGACCCGGCACAGCTGCGCGTCAGCTGGGGCGCACTCCGCGCCGCCGACTGGGAACGACGACTGGTGCCGTCGGGGAAGACAGTTGCCGCCGTCGTCCGCGAGGAACTGCCGGCTCGTCTTGCCGATCGACTCATCGCGCTGACCGGGGTCGAAGGTTCCACGGCGCTGGCGCATCTGACCCGAGGCAACCGGCTGGCGCTGATCGAAACGCTCGGCCGCTTTGCCCTCCCGTGGGACGGCGACGAGGGCTACCGCAAGGCCGAAGTGACCGGCGGCGGTGTGGCGCTGGATCAGGTCGATCCGCGCACGCTGCAGAGCCGGCTCTGTCCGGGACTGTACCTTGCCGGAGAACTGCTGGATGCCTTCGGGCCGATTGGCGGCTACAATTTTGTCTGGGCGTGGGTCACCGGCCGCCTTGCCGGGCGGGGCGCCGGCGCCGCACTCACCTCATCTTCATGA
- a CDS encoding M14 metallopeptidase family protein, with amino-acid sequence MTVMPDQLLFPKTFMRASHWILLTACCATPLAAQQHLTTPQEALGHIIGADYFLPTYTQQMRWWEQLAKESNRMKLDTIGLTAEGRPQLMAILSSPANLARLEEYRKTSETLAHGRVDSATARQLAQNGKSIVWIDGGLHADEVLGANQLLELVWQMVSMNDPETLRLLNDDIILAVQVNPDGMELVSDWYMRSPDSLQRRTSGLPRLYEKYAGHDDNRDWYRAALPETQNGERVQYREWFPQIIYNHHQTGPAGSVMFTPPFRDPFNYYFDPLIPTSLDWVGMAIQRRFAAEHKPGIVDKNSTSYSTWWNGGLRTAGYFHNMIGILTEAIGNPTPQTIQIVLQRQLPSGDGIYPAQWGPWHFRQSIDYSMTANRAILDLASRYREDLLFNFWQMGRNSVQRGSTDTWTTTPNTIAAAEKAGGGAGEVAVAADNVPAAGGGRGGRGGNQEAYAKVLRDPARRDPRAFVIPANQPAFAQALDFLQALSFAGIEIDKATADFTIGGKSYPKGSFVVQSAQAFRPHVLDMFEPQWHPMDLQYPGGPPKRPYDNAGYTLAFQMGFSFDRILDPYTAPLGRVTDEKIVPDPVTFATRGKGWTLTPASMDAFLAVNRLIKAKQRVERLASGQFFVPASTESASILGQLAHDRALSASSVTTPLHGTPVRALRVGLVDRYGGSMPSGWGRWILEHYEVPFTRVFAPRLNAGDIARDFDVLVFYDGVPVAASGGRGGGRGGRNGGGGAASIPDEYRDEIGNMSVDSTMPQLKTFLEHGGRIIAIGRSGVDLAQDLGLPVTNQVAGLSPDKYYIPGSILQVAVDTTQPAAAGALPTTDIFFDNSPVLHLGADAAAKGVKKIAWFSVPEPLRSGWAIGQNYLQDGVEMASADVGAGTAYFYAPEMTFRAQPEGTFKFLFNLFYGAETGKK; translated from the coding sequence ATGACCGTCATGCCCGACCAACTCCTCTTCCCGAAGACCTTCATGCGCGCATCCCATTGGATTCTCCTCACCGCCTGCTGCGCCACCCCGCTCGCGGCGCAGCAACACCTCACCACGCCGCAGGAAGCTCTCGGCCACATCATCGGCGCCGACTACTTCCTCCCCACGTACACCCAGCAGATGCGGTGGTGGGAGCAGCTGGCGAAGGAATCGAACCGGATGAAGCTCGACACGATCGGGCTCACCGCCGAAGGGCGGCCGCAACTGATGGCGATCCTGTCGAGTCCGGCCAACCTCGCGCGCCTCGAGGAGTACCGGAAGACGAGTGAGACGCTGGCGCACGGTCGCGTCGACTCCGCAACCGCGCGGCAGCTTGCCCAGAACGGCAAGTCGATCGTCTGGATCGATGGCGGCCTGCACGCCGATGAGGTGCTCGGCGCCAATCAGCTCCTTGAGCTGGTCTGGCAGATGGTCTCGATGAATGATCCCGAAACGCTCCGACTCCTGAACGACGACATCATCCTCGCCGTGCAGGTGAATCCCGACGGGATGGAGCTGGTCTCCGACTGGTACATGCGGAGTCCCGACTCGCTGCAGCGCCGTACCAGCGGCCTGCCGCGGCTGTATGAGAAATACGCCGGGCACGACGATAACCGCGACTGGTACCGCGCCGCGCTGCCGGAAACGCAGAATGGCGAGCGCGTGCAGTACCGCGAGTGGTTCCCTCAGATCATCTACAACCACCACCAGACCGGGCCAGCGGGGTCGGTGATGTTCACCCCGCCATTTCGTGATCCGTTCAACTACTACTTCGATCCGTTGATCCCCACCTCGCTCGATTGGGTTGGAATGGCGATTCAGCGGCGGTTCGCGGCGGAGCACAAACCGGGGATCGTCGACAAGAACTCCACCAGCTACTCGACCTGGTGGAACGGCGGCCTGCGCACTGCCGGATACTTCCACAATATGATCGGCATTCTCACCGAGGCGATCGGCAATCCAACGCCGCAGACGATCCAGATCGTCCTCCAGCGCCAGCTGCCGAGCGGCGACGGGATCTATCCGGCGCAGTGGGGGCCGTGGCACTTCCGCCAATCGATCGACTACTCGATGACCGCCAACCGGGCGATCCTCGACCTTGCCTCGCGCTATCGCGAGGATCTGCTCTTCAATTTCTGGCAGATGGGACGCAACTCGGTCCAGCGCGGCAGTACCGACACGTGGACCACCACGCCGAATACGATTGCCGCAGCGGAGAAGGCCGGCGGCGGAGCCGGTGAAGTCGCCGTCGCCGCCGACAATGTGCCTGCAGCGGGTGGCGGACGCGGCGGACGCGGCGGCAACCAGGAGGCGTACGCCAAGGTGTTGCGCGATCCGGCGCGCCGCGATCCTCGCGCGTTCGTCATCCCCGCCAATCAACCGGCGTTCGCGCAGGCGCTCGATTTTCTTCAGGCGCTGTCGTTCGCCGGAATCGAGATCGACAAGGCGACCGCCGATTTCACCATCGGCGGCAAGAGCTATCCCAAGGGCTCCTTCGTGGTGCAGTCGGCACAGGCCTTCCGTCCGCACGTCCTCGACATGTTCGAGCCGCAGTGGCATCCGATGGACCTGCAGTATCCCGGCGGCCCGCCGAAGCGCCCGTACGACAATGCCGGCTACACGCTGGCATTCCAGATGGGATTCTCGTTCGACCGGATTCTCGATCCGTACACCGCACCGCTGGGGCGGGTGACCGACGAGAAGATTGTTCCCGATCCGGTGACGTTCGCGACCAGGGGCAAGGGCTGGACACTTACTCCGGCGTCGATGGATGCGTTCCTCGCGGTGAACCGCCTCATCAAGGCGAAGCAGCGTGTCGAACGCCTTGCCAGCGGTCAGTTCTTCGTGCCGGCGAGTACGGAGAGTGCGTCGATTCTTGGTCAACTTGCGCACGATCGCGCGTTGAGCGCGTCATCGGTCACGACACCGTTGCACGGGACGCCGGTCAGGGCGCTCCGCGTCGGACTCGTGGATCGATACGGCGGCTCGATGCCTTCGGGGTGGGGACGCTGGATCCTCGAGCATTACGAGGTTCCGTTCACCCGCGTCTTCGCTCCACGACTCAACGCCGGCGACATCGCCAGGGATTTCGATGTGCTGGTCTTCTATGACGGCGTCCCCGTCGCGGCCAGCGGGGGCCGGGGCGGCGGTCGTGGCGGCCGCAATGGTGGTGGCGGCGCTGCCAGCATTCCCGACGAGTATCGCGACGAGATCGGCAACATGTCGGTCGATTCCACGATGCCGCAGCTCAAGACCTTCCTTGAACACGGCGGCCGGATCATCGCGATCGGACGGAGCGGTGTCGATCTCGCGCAGGACCTGGGCCTGCCGGTCACCAACCAGGTGGCCGGCCTTTCTCCCGACAAGTACTACATCCCCGGCTCGATCCTGCAGGTCGCCGTCGATACGACGCAACCTGCTGCAGCCGGCGCGCTGCCGACCACCGATATCTTCTTCGACAATTCGCCGGTACTGCACCTCGGTGCTGACGCCGCCGCAAAGGGTGTGAAGAAGATCGCGTGGTTCTCCGTCCCCGAGCCGCTCCGCTCGGGATGGGCGATTGGACAGAACTATCTGCAGGATGGCGTGGAGATGGCGTCGGCGGACGTCGGTGCGGGAACGGCGTACTTCTATGCACCAGAGATGACCTTCCGCGCGCAACCGGAAGGCACGTTCAAGTTCCTGTTCAACCTTTTCTATGGAGCCGAGACGGGAAAGAAATAG
- a CDS encoding amino acid permease produces MPPSRRPLGFAAALAVVIANIIGTGVFTTLGLQVQETGDGFALLALWLVGGLIALAGALSYGELAAAIGGSGGEYRFLGRIYHPAVGAVAGWVSIVAGFAAPVALAAIALGRYAGPLVGVQAQTLGIIAILAATGVHLLAPAVGGKVQVVVTTLKVLLIIAFIAAGLWFGRGSSLSFAPHATSWGAVASGPFALSLIFVSYAYSGFNASAYFQAEVVEAERNVPRSLVIGTLTVMALYLAINWVFLRTTSIADLAGQVEVGAIVAGHVLGPSGGKVMSGLIALLLVSTISAMTLAGPRVIEAMANDLPPLRLLSHRSRGGSPRRAVLLQGALALAFVLTNSFAGVLTYAGFTLTLSTVLAVVGVIVLRRREPALPRPYRVWGYPWTPLFFAAFSLWTLVIVVRDRPMEAVGGAVTLGVAALLTWMTMER; encoded by the coding sequence ATGCCGCCATCCCGCCGCCCGCTGGGCTTCGCCGCCGCGCTCGCCGTTGTCATTGCCAACATCATTGGCACCGGCGTCTTCACCACCCTCGGCCTGCAGGTCCAGGAAACCGGCGATGGTTTCGCGCTGCTGGCACTCTGGCTGGTCGGCGGATTGATCGCGCTCGCCGGGGCGCTGAGCTACGGCGAACTGGCGGCCGCGATTGGCGGCTCGGGCGGCGAATACCGCTTTCTCGGCCGGATCTACCATCCTGCCGTCGGCGCCGTCGCCGGCTGGGTCTCGATCGTCGCAGGATTCGCTGCTCCGGTGGCGCTCGCCGCCATCGCGCTCGGCCGGTACGCTGGGCCGCTCGTCGGCGTGCAGGCGCAGACCCTCGGCATCATCGCGATCCTCGCGGCCACCGGTGTGCATCTCCTCGCGCCCGCGGTGGGCGGCAAGGTGCAGGTCGTGGTGACCACGCTCAAGGTACTGCTGATCATCGCGTTCATCGCCGCGGGACTCTGGTTTGGTCGCGGGAGCTCGCTCAGTTTCGCGCCCCACGCCACGTCGTGGGGGGCAGTCGCGAGCGGCCCGTTCGCGCTGTCGCTGATCTTCGTGTCGTACGCCTATTCCGGCTTCAACGCGTCGGCGTACTTCCAGGCCGAAGTGGTCGAAGCCGAGCGCAACGTCCCGCGCTCGCTGGTGATCGGCACGTTGACCGTGATGGCGCTCTATCTCGCGATCAACTGGGTCTTCCTGCGCACGACGTCGATCGCCGATCTCGCCGGGCAGGTCGAAGTCGGTGCGATCGTGGCCGGTCACGTCCTCGGTCCGTCGGGCGGGAAGGTGATGAGTGGGCTGATTGCGCTGCTGCTCGTCTCGACGATCAGCGCCATGACCCTCGCGGGACCACGGGTCATCGAAGCGATGGCAAACGATCTGCCACCGCTTCGGTTGCTGTCACACCGGTCCCGCGGCGGAAGTCCGCGGCGCGCGGTTCTGCTGCAGGGCGCACTGGCGCTTGCATTCGTGCTCACCAATTCGTTTGCAGGGGTACTCACCTACGCCGGCTTCACGCTGACGCTGTCGACCGTGCTCGCGGTGGTGGGCGTCATCGTGCTGCGGCGACGCGAGCCGGCATTGCCGCGCCCGTATCGCGTGTGGGGCTATCCGTGGACGCCGCTGTTCTTTGCGGCCTTCTCGCTCTGGACGTTGGTGATCGTGGTCCGCGACCGCCCGATGGAAGCGGTGGGTGGTGCCGTCACGCTGGGCGTCGCGGCGCTGCTGACCTGGATGACGATGGAACGCTGA
- a CDS encoding glycosyltransferase has protein sequence MPGQGNSAPVFSEPSGRRWQRVRIGAVLLGATSILVVVGLIAAALLPPVLPHSNAFDPTDRRPVPRVNTRAAREHDAERSKLYRALRHGEEPLQKSHNNGRPRGGPVANDSIMAGFYVNWDEHSYQSLRAHLDRLDWVIAEWAFIAPSGDTLRIAGDTNNILRLIGHVPKDRRPKVLLMLSNVQENTKGRFGGATTTRLLMDSTARRRAAIRIAQHVDSLDLAGVTIDFESIPDEQLPYLDAFLGDLRAALGPGKLITQAIQDYLPMDWVRRFSDRCNKLILMLYDEHYSQSDPGPVSGRGWYTEMVDSMLAVIPPGKVMMGIGEYGYDWNDAGANGQIVSYGVPDIWQLARQNHVLPLFDPDVNNPYLSWTDADSVDHFVWYLDATTAADEMRIARARGVTSAAIWRLGGEDPSTWRMFGRHGEMQPVDSLGTIDPGYNVEFVPHDNDGDLITIANQPFPGTREISTDSTGGITSVVYDSVPGEWIVARTGEQDHEVALTFDDGPDIRWTPAILDTLKSRHATATFFLIGDQVLANYGLTRRIVRDGNEIGNHTFTHPNLAETGRWRTRLEFDATARLFEAILGRRTILTRTPYLGDNDPSTPDELVPIAIATDLGYITAGVSVDGEDWRDTTTVRGILQNVMQGRADGLQRLAGKSGNVVLLHDGGGNRARTVAVLGPLIDSLRAHGDTIVPLGRLANLPPTIVMPPISGRSSFARVVELVLFGGVSIIQVGFHHLFYIAIYLAMIRLVIILALAAVQRFRRRPEAVDFSPAVSVVIPAFREEAVIVATVNSLLAQRYDGSLEVLVVDDGSPDDTFGVAERAFAGNPRVHVLTKPNGGKASALNFGIREAQGEIIVALDADTLFEPDAVGHLVAPLADHHVGAVAGNAKVGNRINLVTRWQALEYVTSQNLDRRAFALLDCIMVVPGAIGAWRKSLTIEVGGFSNDTLAEDQDLTLSIGRRGYRVAYADHAVAWTEAPDTFRGLAKQRFRWAFGTLQCAWKHRDLLFRPRAGTLGFVALPNVWIYQLFFSCIAPVADLVFVFSLAWVMVMYREHNTTYAIDALSKIVGWYGIFIAVDWLAAILSFLMEPGEDRRLTWLVFLQRFAYRQLLYWVVLRSIVAALRGGLVGWGKLERKATVGFRAA, from the coding sequence ATGCCGGGTCAAGGAAACAGCGCCCCCGTCTTCAGTGAGCCGAGTGGCCGCCGCTGGCAACGGGTCCGAATTGGAGCGGTCCTCCTCGGCGCGACCAGTATCCTGGTGGTGGTCGGCTTGATCGCCGCCGCGCTCCTTCCCCCGGTGCTGCCGCATTCCAACGCCTTCGATCCGACCGATCGCCGGCCGGTGCCCCGGGTCAATACTCGTGCGGCACGGGAGCATGACGCCGAGCGGAGCAAGCTGTATCGCGCCCTCCGCCATGGCGAGGAGCCGCTTCAGAAGAGTCACAACAACGGACGCCCTCGCGGTGGTCCCGTGGCCAACGACTCGATCATGGCCGGGTTCTACGTCAACTGGGATGAACATTCGTACCAGTCGCTGCGGGCGCATCTGGACCGGCTCGATTGGGTGATCGCCGAGTGGGCGTTCATCGCGCCGAGCGGTGACACGCTCCGGATTGCGGGGGACACCAACAACATCCTCCGGCTGATCGGCCACGTCCCGAAGGATCGCCGCCCGAAGGTTCTCCTGATGCTGAGCAACGTGCAGGAGAACACCAAGGGGCGGTTTGGGGGCGCAACCACGACTCGGCTGCTGATGGATTCCACCGCGCGACGTCGCGCGGCGATCCGCATTGCGCAACACGTCGACTCGCTCGACCTTGCCGGCGTTACCATCGACTTTGAAAGCATCCCTGACGAACAGCTGCCGTATCTCGACGCCTTTCTCGGAGATCTCCGCGCGGCCCTCGGCCCCGGGAAACTGATCACCCAGGCGATCCAGGATTACCTGCCGATGGACTGGGTCCGGCGCTTTTCCGATCGGTGCAACAAGCTGATCCTGATGCTGTACGACGAGCACTATTCGCAGAGCGACCCGGGGCCGGTGTCCGGCCGGGGCTGGTACACGGAGATGGTGGACAGCATGCTTGCCGTGATTCCGCCTGGGAAGGTGATGATGGGGATCGGCGAGTACGGCTACGACTGGAATGATGCCGGCGCCAATGGTCAGATCGTCTCCTACGGTGTCCCCGATATCTGGCAGCTGGCGCGGCAGAATCATGTCCTGCCGCTCTTCGACCCCGACGTGAACAACCCCTACCTCTCATGGACCGACGCCGATTCGGTCGACCACTTCGTCTGGTATCTCGATGCGACGACCGCCGCCGATGAGATGCGGATTGCGCGCGCGCGCGGCGTGACATCCGCCGCGATCTGGCGTCTCGGCGGCGAGGATCCCTCGACGTGGCGCATGTTCGGACGACACGGCGAGATGCAGCCGGTCGATTCGCTCGGAACGATCGATCCCGGCTACAACGTCGAGTTCGTGCCGCACGACAATGATGGTGACCTGATCACCATCGCGAACCAGCCGTTTCCCGGAACACGCGAGATCTCGACCGACAGCACCGGGGGGATCACCAGCGTGGTGTATGACAGCGTCCCCGGCGAGTGGATCGTGGCCCGGACCGGGGAGCAGGATCACGAAGTTGCGCTGACGTTCGACGATGGCCCCGACATCCGGTGGACGCCGGCGATTCTCGACACGCTGAAGTCGAGGCATGCCACGGCGACGTTCTTCCTCATCGGCGACCAGGTCCTTGCCAACTACGGCTTGACCCGCCGGATCGTCCGCGACGGCAACGAAATCGGCAACCACACCTTCACCCATCCCAACCTCGCCGAAACGGGACGGTGGCGTACGCGTCTCGAGTTCGATGCGACGGCGCGATTGTTCGAAGCGATTCTCGGCCGGCGGACGATCCTCACCCGCACGCCATATCTCGGCGACAATGATCCGAGCACGCCGGACGAGCTGGTGCCGATCGCGATCGCGACCGATCTCGGCTATATCACCGCCGGTGTCAGCGTCGACGGCGAGGATTGGCGCGACACCACGACGGTGCGCGGCATTCTCCAGAACGTGATGCAGGGCCGCGCGGACGGCCTCCAGCGCCTCGCGGGCAAGTCGGGGAACGTCGTGCTGCTGCACGACGGCGGCGGCAACCGCGCGCGGACGGTGGCGGTGCTTGGTCCCCTGATCGACTCGCTCCGCGCGCATGGCGACACGATCGTCCCGCTGGGCCGGCTCGCGAATCTGCCGCCCACCATCGTCATGCCGCCGATCAGCGGCCGCAGTTCGTTCGCGCGCGTGGTGGAGCTGGTGCTCTTCGGCGGCGTGAGCATCATCCAGGTCGGCTTTCATCATCTCTTCTACATCGCGATCTACCTCGCGATGATCCGCCTGGTCATCATCCTCGCGCTCGCCGCGGTGCAGCGATTCCGGCGGCGCCCGGAGGCCGTCGACTTCTCACCGGCGGTGAGCGTCGTGATCCCGGCATTCCGCGAAGAAGCGGTCATCGTTGCGACCGTCAATTCGCTGCTGGCGCAACGCTACGACGGATCGCTCGAGGTTCTCGTCGTGGATGACGGCTCGCCGGACGACACATTCGGCGTGGCGGAGCGCGCCTTTGCCGGCAATCCACGGGTGCACGTGCTCACCAAGCCGAACGGCGGGAAGGCGAGCGCGCTCAACTTCGGGATTCGCGAAGCGCAGGGCGAGATCATCGTCGCGCTCGACGCCGACACGCTCTTCGAGCCGGATGCTGTCGGCCACCTGGTGGCGCCGCTGGCCGATCACCACGTCGGCGCGGTCGCCGGCAACGCCAAGGTCGGCAACCGGATCAATCTCGTGACGCGATGGCAGGCGCTCGAGTATGTCACCTCGCAGAACCTCGATCGGCGCGCCTTCGCCCTCCTCGACTGCATCATGGTGGTCCCGGGAGCGATCGGGGCGTGGCGCAAGTCGCTCACGATTGAAGTCGGCGGCTTTTCCAACGATACGCTCGCAGAGGACCAGGATCTCACTCTCTCGATCGGGCGCCGTGGCTATCGCGTTGCCTACGCCGATCACGCCGTGGCATGGACCGAGGCGCCGGACACGTTCCGCGGTCTGGCGAAACAGCGATTCCGTTGGGCATTCGGCACACTCCAGTGCGCGTGGAAGCATCGCGATCTTCTCTTCCGTCCGCGCGCCGGCACCCTTGGTTTCGTGGCCCTGCCCAACGTCTGGATCTACCAGCTCTTCTTCTCGTGCATCGCACCGGTGGCGGATCTCGTCTTCGTCTTCTCGCTTGCATGGGTCATGGTGATGTACCGCGAGCACAACACCACCTACGCGATCGATGCACTGAGCAAGATCGTCGGCTGGTATGGCATCTTCATCGCGGTCGACTGGCTCGCCGCAATTCTGTCGTTCCTGATGGAGCCTGGGGAGGACCGGCGGCTCACGTGGCTGGTGTTCCTGCAGCGTTTCGCGTATCGCCAGCTGCTGTACTGGGTGGTATTGCGGTCGATCGTCGCCGCGTTGCGCGGCGGATTGGTTGGATGGGGGAAACTTGAACGAAAGGCGACCGTGGGGTTCCGAGCCGCATGA
- the rocF gene encoding arginase, protein MASIALLGVPLDLGASRRGVEMGPSAVRLARLAARLEQLGHSVVDTGDVAVPTRETLGHEHGIDFLPVITDVCRDVAHRTAELVRNRQIPLVLGGDHSLAAGSVAGVATAIAERGKRVGLIWLDAHADLNTPASTLSGNVHGMPVAHLIGHGDSALASLSTARPAVLPEHVVIIGARDLDQAERVHAREFGVSIYTMRDLDERGMRSILGEAIERVSGAAGGIHVSLDLDFVDPREAPGVGTPVRGGATFREAHLAMETLWDTGRLVGVDLVEVNPVLDEVNHTAELAVGLMASAFGQRIL, encoded by the coding sequence ATGGCTTCGATCGCTCTTCTCGGTGTTCCGCTCGACCTGGGCGCCTCGCGGCGTGGGGTCGAGATGGGTCCGTCGGCGGTCCGCCTGGCGCGCCTTGCCGCGCGACTCGAACAGCTGGGGCACAGCGTGGTCGATACCGGCGACGTGGCGGTGCCGACGCGCGAAACGCTCGGCCACGAACACGGCATCGATTTCCTGCCGGTGATCACGGACGTCTGCCGCGACGTTGCGCACCGCACGGCGGAGCTCGTGCGCAATCGGCAGATACCGCTGGTACTTGGCGGCGATCATTCCCTCGCGGCGGGGTCGGTTGCCGGCGTGGCGACTGCGATCGCGGAGCGCGGTAAGCGCGTCGGCTTGATCTGGCTCGACGCGCACGCCGACCTCAATACCCCGGCATCGACGCTCAGCGGCAACGTGCATGGCATGCCGGTCGCGCATCTGATCGGACATGGCGACAGCGCACTCGCGTCGCTGTCGACGGCGCGCCCCGCCGTGCTGCCGGAACACGTGGTGATCATCGGTGCGCGCGATCTCGATCAGGCCGAGCGCGTCCACGCGCGTGAGTTCGGAGTGTCGATCTACACCATGCGGGATCTTGACGAGCGGGGGATGCGTTCAATACTCGGCGAGGCGATCGAACGAGTGAGCGGTGCAGCAGGCGGTATTCATGTCTCACTCGACCTCGACTTCGTCGACCCGAGAGAAGCACCCGGCGTCGGGACGCCCGTTCGCGGCGGCGCCACCTTCCGGGAAGCGCACCTGGCGATGGAGACATTGTGGGACACCGGGCGACTGGTGGGCGTCGACCTGGTCGAGGTCAACCCGGTGCTCGACGAAGTGAACCATACGGCGGAATTGGCGGTCGGGTTGATGGCGAGTGCCTTCGGCCAGCGGATTCTCTGA
- a CDS encoding YceI family protein: MKRAGWGLMLVAGALGVPTRGIAAQTIPSAPLTKGTLAFDAKASLGPFTGTTTTMSGAMQGAASLSGVRGSVEAPSKSLSTSNGHRDRDMASSLEIEKYPTIRFDLDSVAAGEVRPDSSAVTLHGRFTIHGETRQAAIPGWAWVSPAGARFRGATPLNLKDYGIGGLSKMLGVLKMNAMIVVRVDVVFGHLSS, encoded by the coding sequence ATGAAACGGGCCGGGTGGGGGTTGATGCTGGTGGCGGGCGCCCTGGGCGTGCCGACGCGCGGTATCGCGGCACAGACAATTCCCAGCGCGCCGCTCACCAAGGGGACGCTGGCGTTTGATGCCAAGGCCTCACTTGGCCCGTTCACGGGTACCACGACGACGATGTCCGGCGCGATGCAGGGGGCGGCGTCACTCAGTGGCGTGCGCGGGTCGGTCGAGGCGCCGTCGAAGTCGTTGTCGACCAGCAACGGCCACCGCGATCGCGACATGGCGAGCTCGCTCGAAATCGAGAAGTATCCGACGATCCGCTTCGATCTCGACAGCGTCGCCGCGGGTGAGGTGCGACCGGATTCCAGCGCCGTGACGCTGCATGGCCGATTCACCATCCACGGTGAAACGCGCCAGGCCGCGATTCCGGGCTGGGCGTGGGTGTCCCCGGCTGGAGCGCGGTTCCGTGGCGCGACACCGCTCAACCTCAAGGATTACGGGATCGGCGGCCTGAGCAAGATGCTCGGGGTGCTGAAGATGAATGCGATGATCGTGGTGCGGGTGGATGTCGTGTTCGGACACCTCTCATCGTGA
- a CDS encoding C40 family peptidase — protein MTLPRRTPIFALAIALIAGSVSMARAQDPGFSSNEKPFATISRMLMNQPARDSLVELARSQVGVRYKWGAQTPGKAFDCSGLVQWLMAKFDLDLPRTSREQAKEGIAIPRDSAALLPGDLLFFGRGRQISHVGIYVGDGKYVAAASRRKGVVEASLPTGRAATTWWKAVRRIFVHDSSNLVPHDSSGQASGAS, from the coding sequence GTGACCCTGCCCCGCCGCACACCGATTTTTGCGCTCGCGATCGCGCTGATCGCCGGGTCGGTGTCAATGGCGCGGGCGCAGGACCCGGGATTCTCCTCCAATGAAAAGCCGTTCGCGACGATCTCACGGATGCTGATGAATCAGCCTGCCCGTGACTCGCTCGTCGAGCTCGCGCGTTCGCAGGTTGGCGTGCGGTACAAGTGGGGCGCGCAGACGCCGGGCAAGGCGTTTGACTGCAGCGGGCTGGTGCAATGGCTCATGGCGAAGTTCGACCTGGATCTCCCGCGCACCTCGCGTGAGCAGGCAAAGGAAGGGATCGCCATTCCGCGCGATTCCGCAGCGCTGCTCCCGGGCGATCTCCTCTTCTTCGGCCGCGGCCGCCAGATCTCGCACGTGGGGATCTATGTCGGCGACGGCAAGTACGTGGCCGCAGCAAGCCGCCGCAAAGGGGTCGTCGAAGCTTCGCTCCCCACGGGAAGGGCCGCCACGACGTGGTGGAAGGCGGTGCGCCGCATCTTTGTTCACGACTCGTCGAATCTTGTGCCGCACGATTCTTCCGGACAGGCTTCCGGCGCGTCGTAA